The genomic segment TGGGCCTGATTGCCGCCGCCGGGCGCACCTCGGGGAACCAGCGCCGCTATGGCCGCGACGAGCTGGAGCAGCTGGGGTTCATCCGCCATGCGCGCGATCTGGGTTTTCCGCTGGGGGCGATCTCGTCGCTCATCGAGTTGCAGCGCCACCCCGACCGCACCTGTCGCGAGGCGTCGGAGATCGCGCAGGCGCAGCTCGATGACGTGCGGGAGAAGATCGCGCGGCTCAGGGCGCTCGAGACGGAGCTG from the Roseovarius indicus genome contains:
- a CDS encoding MerR family transcriptional regulator, encoding MYSIGELSRRTGVKVPTIRYYEEMGLIAAAGRTSGNQRRYGRDELEQLGFIRHARDLGFPLGAISSLIELQRHPDRTCREASEIAQAQLDDVREKIARLRALETELGRIVDGCSGEGTPEECYVLASLSDHDLCETEHGQGH